The genome window CTGCCGCCACTTCCACATCCCACTCCAGAGCGGAAGCGACGCTATTCTGGAGTCCATGCGAAGGCCATATACGGCGGAGGATTTTCTTGTTTGCGTGGAGGAGCTGCACAGGCATTTCCCTGAGGCGTCTATCGGGACCGATGTGATTGTAGGGTACCCGGGCGAGACGGAGGAGGACTTTGCGCGCACGGTAAGCATCCTGACAAGGGCGCCAGTCACGTATCTCCACGTGTTTCGCTACTCGCGCCGACCGGAGACTTTGGCCGCTCACTTACACGATAACGTCTCTCCGCAGGTGAAAGAGCAGAGGAGCACCGTGCTTCGGGCTCTGAGCAGTCAAAGGCGAATGGCGTTTGCAAGGCAATTCCTTGGACAGACCTTGCCTGTCCTGTTTGAACGCCATGCAGACGGGTGGGCCATGGGTCTGAGCGACAACTATCTCAGGGTCCGCGTGCCTGCAGAAGGGGCTTGGTTGAAGAACACGGTGGCGCCGGTGAGGATCGAGGCCCTCGAAGATGATGGTACCCTAACCGGCCATGCCGATGTACTTTCCAGCAATCAGGAGAGAACGCCTGAGCTGAAGTTGGCAATGGCGACCACCCTATGAATCAATGGGGTAGGTCGAGACCGTCGTACAAGGAGGACAAGAACGCGCGACCATTGCTACTGTGATGGGCCCTATGCCTGAGCGAAGCCTGACATACTGCATCGAGACGTACGGCTGCCAGATGAACAAGTACGACTCTGAGATAGTCGGTGGCATCCTCCGCGCAGCCGGCTACCAGCAGATTGAGTACATTGAGCAAGCCGACGTCGTCCTGGTCAATACCTGCAGCGTGCGGGAGAGTGCAGAACAGCGGGTGTTGGGACGTCTCAGTGCCCTGCGTGCTCTTAAGACCGCAGGCAGGTGCCAGGTGCTTGGTGTGATCGGCTGTATGGCCGAGAGGATGCGGGCGCGGTTGTTGTCCCAGGCGCGGGGGGTGGATTTTGTCTTAGGGCCTGATGACTACCGCCGTCTTCCCGATCTGCTCGCACGCCTGCTCGCAGGGGCAGATGTCGAGGAAACCCAACCGGCGACATGTTCTGCTGAGACCTATGCGGATGTTCGTCCATTGCGCCAACCAGGCGTCCGTGCATGGGTGGCGATCATGCGCGGCTGTAACAATTTCTGCTCCTACTGTGTTGTCCCCTACGTCCGCGGGAGGGAACGAAGCCGCAGCCTGAGCTCGGTTTTGCATGAGGTGGAGCAACTTGTTGACGAGGGATTTGTGGAAGTCACCCTGCTTGGCCAAAATGTAAACTCGTATTGGGACGGTGCTCACGACTTTGCTGACCTGTTGGCCGCGGTTGCGCAGGTCCCCGGACTTTGTCGTGTGCGCTTCGCCACATCGCACCCCAAAGACCTCACGCCGAAACTGGCGCGCACCATTTGTGAGCATCGTGTGATTTGTCGACATGTTCATTTGCCGGTGCAGTCTGGGAGCAGCAGGATTCTTGCTGCAATGAATCGCGGCTACACTCGTGAGCACTATCTGCGCCTAGTTGAGGATTTGCGTGCGCTTATGCCTGACGTTGCCCTGACGACCGACGTTATCGTGGGGTTTCCAGGAGAAGATGAGGAAGACTTTGCCGCAACACGCTCCCTTCTGGAGGAAGTGAGGTTCGACGCCGCTTTCTTGTTCAAATATTCGCCCCGGGAGGGCACGGCGGCTGCGCGCCTGCCGGAGACAGTGAGCGAGGAGGTGAAGCAGGCCCGCCTGGAGCAACTCATCGCGGTGCAGAAGGGGATCACGTTGGAGAAGAATCGGGCGCGCGTAGGCTCGGTGCTGGAAGTGTTGGTGGAAGGCCCGAGCAAGAAGTCGCCACGGCAGTTCATGGGCCGCACCGAGGGAAACATGATTGTCGTACTGCGAGGACGGGGCGCGCGCCCGGGCCGACTGGCGCGCGTGCTTATCACCGGTGCGGAAGGACACACGTTGTTTGGGCACGTCGTGGAAGAACCGACTCTTGCCGGGGTCTCGCCGTAAAAAGCCATACGCCAGCGTGAGGAGGGTCTCGCATGTGGTTTGTTCGTTGGATTGCAGCGGTGCTGGTGGTACTGGTGCTCGTCGTATTGGCGACCCAGAACTCGACTCTGCAAGTGGTGGTGCGCTTCTACAAATGGCAGAGCGTCGAGTTACCCCTCTGGGTGGTAATGTATCTGTCCTATGGTGCTGGACTTCTCACCTGGCTTATCATCTCCCTCATTCGCGTCTTCGCCCTCCGCGCCGAGATACGTCGTCTCGATAAGCAGAACGCAAAACTTCAATCAGAACTTGGGCGGCTGCGCAACATCTCGGTCCACGAGGGAATGGCGGCCCCAAGCGAGATCTCTGAGCAACCCCTGGGAATAGCAGAAGAGCAACAGCTGTAGGCAATCGCCCGGAGACCCTCTGCCATGGATACAATTGTCATTATTGCCATTGTGATCACGGTCTTGTTCTTTATCGGCGTAGGGGTTTTCTTTCCATCCACGAGGCGCAGGGCGAAAAAGGGGGACCAGGTGTGGCGGGATTATGCCCACGCCCTTGAGCTCATCATCGGCGGAGAGTATGACCGGGCACTTGGAGCTCTTCGCACGATTGTCGAGCGCACCAGCGAGTTTGTAGACGCCTATATCAAGATTGGGGACCTCTTCCGCCTCACCGGGCGAGTCGAGCACGCAATAAGGGTGCACCAAGAGCAGGAAGCAAGGGAAGGGCTGACACCTGAGCAGGTGGAGCGCCTGCATCGGAGCCTGGTCCGCGACTTTTTTACCTCTGAGAAGCCCGAGCGCGGGTTGGCCTATGTAGAGGCACTTCTCCAGCGCGACAAGAATGACACCTGGGCTTTAGAGTGGAAGACGCGTTTATGCGAGCAGATGCGGGACTGGGATGGGGCTTTTGACGCATACCAGCGGCTTTTGAAGGCGAAAAACGCCGATGATGCCGCCACTTTGGCGTTCTATCGGGTGCAAAGCGGCAAGCGGCTCGTGGAAGAGGGCAAGGGCCGGGATGGCCGCCTCAAGTTCAGGGAGGCTATCAAGCTGGATCCGACAACTGTGGCGGCGTACCTTGAGCTTTCCTCTTCTTACAGGGCCGAAAGGCGCTACCGAGATGCCTTGGCAGTGTTGCGGCGTTTGATGGCGGCGGCGCCGCAGCACGCCTCGGTTGCCTTCGACCTGATTGAGGACGTCCTCTATGAAGCCGGCGGCTTTGGCGACATCGAGAATGTATATACTTCCCTCATTCAGCGGGCGCCTGAGGAAGCGGAGCCTTACCTGGGTCTTGCCTCGCTCAAAGCAAAAATGGGAGACCACATTGCCGCCGTCGACCTGTGCCGTCAGGCACTGAGCAAGGACCCCGATAACGTGGCCGCAAGAGTCCAGCTCGCCCGTTTCCTTCATGCGGCTGGCCGGCACCAGGAAGCAGCAGCGCAGGCTTTGCAGGTCTTGGAGCACCTACAACAGCAGCACGCACCCTATGTGTGCAGATATTGCGGGTGGTCTTCGCGCGTGCCCAGTCCTCGCTGCTTGCAGTGTCTCCGGCCGTTAGGCAGTGGATCCGCTGGCAGCAAGGCGAAGCAGGAAAGCTGACGTGCCGAAAAAAGCAGGAACAAGGCACCTTGCGAGAGCACTCCTCGGCTTGTGCGCCGTTGTGCTGGCCTCTCCGCTCTTTGCCCAGACGCCGGAAACCTTGCACTCTCTTCTTGAGGACCATCGTCTCGAAGAGATCAAGCGCCGTCTTCCCGACTTGGTCCGGCGGTTCCCTGATAATCCCACGGTGATTTTCTTGCAAGGGGTGGTGGAGAGCGACGGAGCGCGCGCAGTCACCTACTACAAGCGGGTTGTTGAGGAGTTTCCGAGCAGCGCTTTCGCCGACGAGGCCCTACTCAGGCTCATTCAGTACGAGCTGGCACAGGGACTCTACCATAGTGCGGCCCAGCGCTGTCTCCGACTGACGAGACAGTACTCGAACTCGCCACTTTGCGATGACGCCCACTATTTGCGCATCCAATGTCTGTTTGCGCGGGGAGATCGCGATTCTGCTGCCTATTCCGCCGAGTGGTTCTTGCGCAGATACCCTGATTCACCGTTTGCCCAGCTTGTGGCCTCCGAGTTGGCCTCCGTCTCCGTCCCGCGAGCTCCCACTGGCAAGCCCGGGTCAGGAGGGCGCGCCTTTTATGGGGTGCAAGTGGGTGCCTTTAAAGAAAGAGGGAACGCCGAGAAGCTGGTGAGGGCACTTGCACGTGAAGGGTACGCCTGCGAGGTGGTAACCAAAGAGCGGGGCAGGGACCTCTTTTACTTGGTCTGGGTAGGTCGGTTCGAGGGCGAAGAGGCGGCCATGCGTCTGGGCAAAGAACTTCAGGAGCGCTATGGGCTGCCCTTTCGCATTGTGCAGCGATAGGCGGAGGAACCTATGACGCGCTCTTTTCGGGCAGAATTGAGCAGGCGGATCCTGCTTTTCGACGGCGCCACAGGGACCACGCTCCAGGCCATGGGATTGCCGGTGGGAGTCATGCCTGAAATGTGGCTCTTCGAGAACCCTGCGGCGGTGGTGAAGACGCACCGCGGCTACGTAGAGGCGGGTGCGGACGTGGTCATCAGCAATAGCCTGGGGGCGAACCGCTTCCGCCTGCGCGATACGCCCTTCGCAGGGCGCGCCTATGAGGTGAGCCGTCGGGCTGCAGAGTTGGCTCGCGAAGCAGCTGGTGAGAGAGCCTTCGTCGCTGGCTCGGTCGGGTCCACGGGGGTGCTCCTCGCCCTAGGCGAGGTGCCGGAGAACGACATCTTAGATGCCTATGAAGAACAGATTAGAGGTCTGGTGGACGGAGGCGCCGACCTGATTGCGGTAGAGACTATGACCGATGTCGAGGAGGCGTGCCTGGCCGTGAGGGCGGCAAAGGCCGTGTGTTCGCTCCCCGTGGTGGCCACTATGACGTTCGAACCTGGCAAGCGTGGCTACCGCACGGTGATGGGCACAGACATCGCCACCGCTGCCCTTCGCCTGCAGGAGGCGGGGGCCGACGCCACGGGCAGCAATTGTGGCACCGGCATCGATGACATGGTAGCGATTATTCGGGAGATGCGCGCGCATACCACCCTGCCGCTCTTGGCTGAACCCAATGCTGGTCTGCCGCAAGTGCGCGAGGGGAAAGTCGTGTACGGAGAATCGCCGGAGTACATGGCGGCGCGCGTGCCCGACCTCCTGCGCGCAGGCGCGCGGCTGATAGGCGGGTGCTGCGGCACTACCGCCGACCACATCAAGCTGTTTCGTAAGGCCATTGATGCGTGGCAGGAAGGTGCCACCCCATGACCCCCTATGCGCTGGCGACAGTTCGCACAAACCCAGGAGACCGTGCACATGCGTAAAAGCCTGCTCTGGGGACCGGTACTTGTCTGTCTGGGAGCCTCTTTTGCCCGTTCGCAGGCATTGAATTGTGAGAAAGTGGCCAACTACTCTATCGATGTTTCCCTCCATGAACAGCAGCGCATGCTGGAGGGAAAGGAAATCCTCACCTGGACGAACACCTCCTCCAGAAATATCGATACCCTCTACTTTCACCTGTACTGGAATGCGTTCAAGAACAATCGGTCTTTGTTTTCCGTGGAGTCGTGGCAAGGCCTGAACTGGAGCGAACGCTCCACGAGCCCTCGCTCGCCTGAAGAGTGGGGTTGGATAGACGTCACGGACATCTCTGCAGAGGACGCGTTTGGCCGTGAGGACTTGAAGGGCTTTCTCAGCTACGGGGCACCTGGTCAGCCGGGAGGGGAGGATGAAACTGTGCTTCGAGTCAGAGTGCCCCGGCCTGTTCCTCCCGGGCACACCATCGCCATAGCTATCGCCTTCAGGGCAAGAATCCCTACCAAACAACCACGAACGGGCTATAGGGGCGATTTCTACTTCTTGGGGCAGTGGTTCCCGAAGATTGGCGTGTTGTGGGACGGCGTGTGGAACTGCCATCCGTTCCACACCAACACGGAGTTTTTCGCCGACTATGGCGACTATGACGTACGGATTACAGTTCCTTCGCGATTTCTCGTAGGTGCCACCGGCTCGCTAAGGGATTCAGTGGCTAATGCCGATGGGACCACCACCTACCGCTTTGTGGAGGAGTGCGTGCACGATTTTGCATGGACCGCCAGCCCTCACTACCTGGTGAGGGTGCGGCGATTCGAACACCCAGAGCTGCCGCCGGTGACCATGCGCCTCCTGTTGCAGCCCGAGCACAGGAAGGATGAAGAAGCCTACTTCGGCGCCACCGCCAACACTCTGAAATACTATGGGCTGTGGTATGGCCCATACCCTTACGGGCACATCACCATCGTGGACCCGGCCTGGGACAGTCGCGCTGACGGCATGGAATACCCGACTCTTTTCTGCGGGGGCAGCGAGTGGTGGGTGCCTTCCGGGGTGCTGACCCCTGAGTGGCTGACGATCCACGAGTGCGGCCATCAATGGTGGTACGGGCTTGTGGGCAACAACGAGGTAGAACATCCCTGGCTGGACGAGGGGATAAACTCCTACGCGGATGGTCGCTGCGCAGATGCGGCCTACGGCGATGATTTGTATATGCGCCGCTACTTTGGCATCCCCATTGTGTTCAGGGAAGTGAAGCGGCCGATGCGTACCCGGTGGCGCGCTCCTATGCTCACAGCAAGACCAGACCGCATGGACCGCCGAGGGTGGGAGTTCGTAGATGGGCAGAGCTATAGTACCAATGCCTACCGCAAGCCAGCGCTGATGCTTGCTACTCTCGAGGGCTACCTGGGGGACGAGTTGTTTACGAAAATTCTGCGCACTTTCGCGCAGCGCTATCGCTTCAAACATCCTCGGCCTACGGACTTTATCCGCGTAGTGAATGAACTTGTACCTGAGAATATGGATTGGTTCTTTGACCAGATGCTCACCGGGTCAGGACGGCTTGATTATGCCGTCACCTTGGTTGCTTCCCGCGCCGTGCCCCCGGCCGAGGGCTATTTCGGTGCAGGAGAGGGCATCCGCTATCAGGCCGGCGGCGAAAAGCAGAAGCCTGGCTCGCAACTCTACGAGTCTGAGGTCCTGGTGCAAAGATTGGGAGAGGTGTGTTTCCCGGTAGAAGTGCTTGTTCGCTTTGAGGACGGCGAGACCCTGACGGAACAATGGGACGGCCGAGATCTTTGGAAGCGGTTTCGCTATCAGCGCTCGGCGCAAGTGCTCTCTGCAGAAGTGGACCCAAGCCACAAGGTACTGCTGGACGTGAACTTTACCAACAACAGCAGGTACCGCGAGCCCGAGACGGGGGCCGCCCTAAAGTGGACTGTTCGCTGGATGACGTGGTTGCAGCACCTGCTTGAAGTATTCGCCTTTTTCGTGTAGCGCGCCTATGGGTGCTCCAGCGGGTCGAGGACGAATGCTGCGGCATCTTTGATAGAGGGAGCCTTCATGAAGATTTGGCAGTCGTTGCGAACGGGACTACGGACTGTGTTCGGTACGCCAAAGGTGGCGGTAGGCATTTACCTGGTCAACTTGTCACTGGCGCTGCTCCTGGCGTTCCCACTTTACCAAGTGCTGCG of candidate division KSB1 bacterium contains these proteins:
- a CDS encoding radical SAM protein, with product CRHFHIPLQSGSDAILESMRRPYTAEDFLVCVEELHRHFPEASIGTDVIVGYPGETEEDFARTVSILTRAPVTYLHVFRYSRRPETLAAHLHDNVSPQVKEQRSTVLRALSSQRRMAFARQFLGQTLPVLFERHADGWAMGLSDNYLRVRVPAEGAWLKNTVAPVRIEALEDDGTLTGHADVLSSNQERTPELKLAMATTL
- the miaB gene encoding tRNA (N6-isopentenyl adenosine(37)-C2)-methylthiotransferase MiaB, which encodes MPERSLTYCIETYGCQMNKYDSEIVGGILRAAGYQQIEYIEQADVVLVNTCSVRESAEQRVLGRLSALRALKTAGRCQVLGVIGCMAERMRARLLSQARGVDFVLGPDDYRRLPDLLARLLAGADVEETQPATCSAETYADVRPLRQPGVRAWVAIMRGCNNFCSYCVVPYVRGRERSRSLSSVLHEVEQLVDEGFVEVTLLGQNVNSYWDGAHDFADLLAAVAQVPGLCRVRFATSHPKDLTPKLARTICEHRVICRHVHLPVQSGSSRILAAMNRGYTREHYLRLVEDLRALMPDVALTTDVIVGFPGEDEEDFAATRSLLEEVRFDAAFLFKYSPREGTAAARLPETVSEEVKQARLEQLIAVQKGITLEKNRARVGSVLEVLVEGPSKKSPRQFMGRTEGNMIVVLRGRGARPGRLARVLITGAEGHTLFGHVVEEPTLAGVSP
- a CDS encoding LapA family protein, which translates into the protein MWFVRWIAAVLVVLVLVVLATQNSTLQVVVRFYKWQSVELPLWVVMYLSYGAGLLTWLIISLIRVFALRAEIRRLDKQNAKLQSELGRLRNISVHEGMAAPSEISEQPLGIAEEQQL
- a CDS encoding tetratricopeptide repeat protein, which gives rise to MDTIVIIAIVITVLFFIGVGVFFPSTRRRAKKGDQVWRDYAHALELIIGGEYDRALGALRTIVERTSEFVDAYIKIGDLFRLTGRVEHAIRVHQEQEAREGLTPEQVERLHRSLVRDFFTSEKPERGLAYVEALLQRDKNDTWALEWKTRLCEQMRDWDGAFDAYQRLLKAKNADDAATLAFYRVQSGKRLVEEGKGRDGRLKFREAIKLDPTTVAAYLELSSSYRAERRYRDALAVLRRLMAAAPQHASVAFDLIEDVLYEAGGFGDIENVYTSLIQRAPEEAEPYLGLASLKAKMGDHIAAVDLCRQALSKDPDNVAARVQLARFLHAAGRHQEAAAQALQVLEHLQQQHAPYVCRYCGWSSRVPSPRCLQCLRPLGSGSAGSKAKQES
- a CDS encoding SPOR domain-containing protein, whose product is MPKKAGTRHLARALLGLCAVVLASPLFAQTPETLHSLLEDHRLEEIKRRLPDLVRRFPDNPTVIFLQGVVESDGARAVTYYKRVVEEFPSSAFADEALLRLIQYELAQGLYHSAAQRCLRLTRQYSNSPLCDDAHYLRIQCLFARGDRDSAAYSAEWFLRRYPDSPFAQLVASELASVSVPRAPTGKPGSGGRAFYGVQVGAFKERGNAEKLVRALAREGYACEVVTKERGRDLFYLVWVGRFEGEEAAMRLGKELQERYGLPFRIVQR
- a CDS encoding homocysteine S-methyltransferase family protein, producing the protein MTRSFRAELSRRILLFDGATGTTLQAMGLPVGVMPEMWLFENPAAVVKTHRGYVEAGADVVISNSLGANRFRLRDTPFAGRAYEVSRRAAELAREAAGERAFVAGSVGSTGVLLALGEVPENDILDAYEEQIRGLVDGGADLIAVETMTDVEEACLAVRAAKAVCSLPVVATMTFEPGKRGYRTVMGTDIATAALRLQEAGADATGSNCGTGIDDMVAIIREMRAHTTLPLLAEPNAGLPQVREGKVVYGESPEYMAARVPDLLRAGARLIGGCCGTTADHIKLFRKAIDAWQEGATP
- a CDS encoding M1 family metallopeptidase, with amino-acid sequence MRKSLLWGPVLVCLGASFARSQALNCEKVANYSIDVSLHEQQRMLEGKEILTWTNTSSRNIDTLYFHLYWNAFKNNRSLFSVESWQGLNWSERSTSPRSPEEWGWIDVTDISAEDAFGREDLKGFLSYGAPGQPGGEDETVLRVRVPRPVPPGHTIAIAIAFRARIPTKQPRTGYRGDFYFLGQWFPKIGVLWDGVWNCHPFHTNTEFFADYGDYDVRITVPSRFLVGATGSLRDSVANADGTTTYRFVEECVHDFAWTASPHYLVRVRRFEHPELPPVTMRLLLQPEHRKDEEAYFGATANTLKYYGLWYGPYPYGHITIVDPAWDSRADGMEYPTLFCGGSEWWVPSGVLTPEWLTIHECGHQWWYGLVGNNEVEHPWLDEGINSYADGRCADAAYGDDLYMRRYFGIPIVFREVKRPMRTRWRAPMLTARPDRMDRRGWEFVDGQSYSTNAYRKPALMLATLEGYLGDELFTKILRTFAQRYRFKHPRPTDFIRVVNELVPENMDWFFDQMLTGSGRLDYAVTLVASRAVPPAEGYFGAGEGIRYQAGGEKQKPGSQLYESEVLVQRLGEVCFPVEVLVRFEDGETLTEQWDGRDLWKRFRYQRSAQVLSAEVDPSHKVLLDVNFTNNSRYREPETGAALKWTVRWMTWLQHLLEVFAFFV